From one Streptomyces sp. CA-210063 genomic stretch:
- a CDS encoding diaminobutyrate--2-oxoglutarate transaminase, which yields MTETDRTPLTVFERHESNVRSYCRDFPVVFERAAGHHLWDSTGRRYVDLLCGAGSLNYGHNPPAIVERVMDYLAAGGPVQSLDLHTAAKADFLERLTSLVLDPRGLGDFVVQFPGPAGTLAVEAALKLARKVTGRTDVIAFTGGFHGASLGALAATASPLLRGAAGVPLADVTVLPYGDAAGPDGSDPVTALEHALGPDVRAAPPAAILLETVQGEGGLHTAPRPWLARIRELADTTGALVIVDDIQAGCGRTGTFFSFEDAPELRPDLVCLSKSLSGMGLPMAALLIRREIDQWAPGEHNGTFRGHNLAFVAGSAALDHWTDPHFTDHTAELAAAIRTSLTSITDALPTGVAEVVGKGAMSGLGFTRAETAEGVRRALFHAGVVAETSGQGHVLKLLPPLTMSLTDWKEVADTIGDTVLTTVAGAPAPAAPASTAA from the coding sequence ATGACCGAGACCGACCGGACGCCCCTCACGGTGTTCGAACGTCACGAGTCGAACGTACGCAGCTACTGCCGCGACTTCCCCGTGGTGTTCGAACGAGCCGCGGGGCACCACCTCTGGGACAGCACCGGGCGCCGTTACGTGGACCTGCTGTGCGGGGCCGGATCGCTCAACTACGGGCACAACCCGCCCGCGATCGTCGAGCGGGTGATGGACTACCTCGCGGCCGGCGGACCGGTGCAGTCGCTCGACCTGCACACCGCGGCCAAGGCGGACTTCCTCGAACGCCTCACCAGCCTCGTCCTGGACCCGCGCGGACTCGGTGACTTCGTGGTGCAGTTCCCCGGCCCGGCAGGGACCCTCGCGGTCGAGGCCGCCCTGAAGCTGGCCCGCAAGGTCACCGGACGCACCGACGTGATCGCCTTCACCGGAGGTTTCCACGGCGCCTCCCTGGGAGCACTGGCCGCGACGGCCTCCCCCCTGCTGCGCGGGGCGGCGGGGGTGCCCCTGGCCGACGTCACCGTCCTCCCGTACGGCGACGCGGCCGGCCCGGACGGGAGCGACCCGGTCACCGCCCTGGAACACGCCCTGGGCCCGGACGTCCGGGCGGCCCCGCCCGCCGCGATCCTGCTGGAGACGGTCCAGGGGGAGGGCGGGCTGCACACGGCGCCCCGCCCCTGGCTCGCCAGGATCCGCGAACTCGCCGACACGACCGGCGCGTTGGTGATCGTGGACGACATCCAGGCGGGCTGCGGACGCACCGGCACCTTCTTCAGCTTCGAGGACGCCCCCGAACTCCGCCCCGACCTGGTGTGTCTGTCGAAGTCGCTCAGCGGGATGGGGCTGCCGATGGCGGCCCTGCTGATCCGGCGCGAGATCGACCAGTGGGCACCCGGCGAGCACAACGGCACCTTCCGCGGCCACAACCTCGCCTTCGTGGCGGGCTCGGCCGCCCTGGACCACTGGACCGACCCGCACTTCACCGACCACACCGCGGAACTGGCCGCCGCCATCCGCACCAGCCTCACGAGCATCACCGACGCCCTTCCGACGGGCGTCGCCGAAGTCGTCGGCAAGGGCGCGATGAGCGGACTCGGCTTCACCCGCGCCGAGACCGCGGAAGGGGTGCGGCGGGCCCTGTTCCACGCGGGTGTCGTGGCCGAGACATCCGGCCAGGGGCACGTGCTGAAGCTGCTGCCACCGCTCACGATGTCACTCACCGACTGGAAGGAGGTGGCGGACACCATCGGCGACACGGTTCTCACCACGGTGGCCGGAGCACCCGCACCTGCCGCACCGGCTTCTACGGCGGCCTGA
- a CDS encoding MbtH family protein, which yields MSNPFENPDGTYRVLANDEGQHSLWPDFVAVPAGWTTVFGPGERAACLAYIEREWTDLRPKSLVRAMGE from the coding sequence ATGAGCAATCCCTTCGAGAACCCCGACGGCACCTACCGGGTCCTGGCCAACGACGAGGGACAGCACTCCCTGTGGCCCGACTTCGTGGCCGTGCCGGCCGGCTGGACCACCGTCTTCGGCCCCGGGGAGCGGGCCGCCTGCCTGGCGTACATCGAGCGCGAGTGGACCGACCTGCGCCCCAAGAGCCTCGTCCGGGCCATGGGCGAGTGA
- a CDS encoding TauD/TfdA family dioxygenase, with the protein MSSVGTTQAPPGTAPAPYPSGAEDGTVRLGTRTLAGLGQVASELLGHAGDRVDDPAWVNHARHAWEDGPTEVRRIVREFRRHSGPDGCLVLRRLPIDARDLPPTPMVKGSVQHTPSLPAAMLLLFAAGLGDPAAFAAEKSGALVQDVVPVPGQEEVQGNVGSVELTFHTENAFHPHRPDYVMLLCLRADHEGAAELRTSCVRRVLPLLTPGTRAALGRPEYVTEPPPSFGPADRSTAHAVLTGDPDDPDWCFDEAATRGVTPEARAALAELGEVAHRTYTAVRLRPGDLAVVDNRVTLHGRSAFTPRYDGRDRWLQRTFAFSDLRRSRDHRPGDGSVLVK; encoded by the coding sequence GTGAGCAGCGTCGGAACGACGCAGGCGCCCCCCGGTACGGCCCCGGCGCCGTACCCCTCGGGGGCGGAGGACGGGACGGTACGCCTCGGCACTCGCACCCTGGCCGGGCTGGGCCAGGTGGCGTCGGAACTGCTGGGCCACGCCGGGGACCGGGTCGACGACCCGGCCTGGGTGAACCACGCCCGCCATGCCTGGGAGGACGGCCCCACCGAAGTACGGCGGATCGTACGGGAGTTCCGCAGGCACTCCGGACCCGACGGATGCCTCGTCCTCAGGCGGCTCCCCATCGATGCCCGGGACCTGCCCCCGACCCCCATGGTGAAGGGCTCCGTCCAGCACACGCCGTCCCTGCCGGCGGCGATGCTGCTGTTGTTCGCCGCGGGTCTGGGCGACCCGGCCGCGTTCGCGGCGGAGAAGTCCGGGGCCCTGGTCCAGGACGTGGTGCCGGTGCCCGGCCAGGAGGAGGTCCAGGGCAATGTCGGCTCGGTCGAACTCACCTTCCACACCGAGAACGCCTTCCACCCCCACCGGCCCGATTACGTCATGCTGCTGTGTCTGAGGGCCGACCACGAGGGTGCCGCCGAACTGCGCACCAGCTGCGTACGCCGCGTCCTGCCGCTGCTGACGCCCGGTACCCGGGCCGCGCTCGGCCGCCCCGAGTACGTCACCGAGCCTCCGCCGTCCTTCGGCCCGGCCGACCGGAGCACCGCGCACGCCGTGCTCACCGGCGATCCGGACGACCCCGACTGGTGCTTCGACGAGGCGGCCACCCGGGGCGTGACCCCTGAGGCCCGGGCGGCCCTCGCCGAACTCGGCGAGGTGGCCCACCGGACGTACACCGCGGTGCGCCTGCGCCCCGGCGACCTCGCCGTCGTCGACAACCGGGTGACGCTGCACGGCCGTTCGGCGTTCACCCCGCGCTACGACGGCCGCGACCGCTGGCTCCAGCGGACGTTCGCGTTCAGTGACCTCCGCCGGTCCCGCGACCACCGCCCCGGCGACGGATCGGTCCTGGTCAAGTGA